Proteins encoded by one window of Clostridium bornimense:
- a CDS encoding glycosyltransferase family 2 protein, which produces MRNKNEVILGTIPNKKIEISKESPYKFKYVSSVYNIKSIYLYIGDEDIKSKISINIYKDNEKNLVSIGKSEDINNKWIEVRFPIVLGIYNEDLIFEISYDDGKCNIYSDKNDNICMKIEYEDMDKVAAKELDKHVKELRTIYNSSGWRFLVRLYNVRDKILNFFRGIKKFIKLIYVIIKNINIANIRRAKEFIKDEGFKAFLRKAYGKLRGERLDYTYWLSNHLPTNSELEYQRSYKFQYEPKISILIPTYKTPKHLLIETLDSVINQTYSNWELCIVDGNSETPHVNEILDEYSSKYEKIKVKYLDENKGIDGNTQEAYYIATGDYIGLFDHDDLLEPNALYEVVKAINEDNTIDFIYTDEDKINEKSDYRFDPHFKQDFAPDTFRSYNYICHFSVFRKDLMDKIGGFRYGFNGSQDYDIILRATENAQNIHHIPKILYSWRVHSGSTAGNPKNKMYCYDSAKKAIDEQLKRMGIKGKTVDGKYIGTYEVEYEIIGNPKVSILIPTKDHVEDLNRTITSIFNKTSYKNYEIIVIENNSELEETFEYYKEIEEKYSNIKVVTWEKGFNYSAINNFGAKFASGEHILLLNNDVEVINEEWLTKMVSLSQREDVGCVGAKLYYPDDTIQHGGVIVGLGGAAAHAHRGFDKNDYGFFLRLGITQNLSAVTGACLLIKKSVFDEVNGLDETFEVAYNDVDFCLRVLMTGRVNVWTPYAELYHYESKSRGLEDTEEKQKRFMGEFNRFRERYADFLEKGDPYYSCNLTLAKEDFSYRF; this is translated from the coding sequence ATGAGGAACAAAAACGAGGTAATTTTAGGAACGATTCCAAATAAGAAGATAGAAATATCAAAAGAATCACCATATAAATTTAAATATGTAAGTAGCGTTTATAATATTAAGTCTATATATTTATACATAGGTGATGAAGATATAAAATCTAAAATATCTATAAATATATATAAGGATAATGAAAAAAATTTAGTTAGTATAGGTAAGTCTGAAGATATAAATAATAAATGGATAGAAGTTAGATTTCCTATTGTACTAGGAATTTATAATGAAGATTTAATTTTCGAAATATCTTATGATGATGGAAAATGTAATATATATTCTGATAAAAACGATAATATTTGCATGAAAATTGAATATGAAGATATGGATAAAGTTGCTGCTAAGGAACTTGATAAGCATGTTAAAGAATTAAGAACAATATATAATTCTTCAGGATGGAGATTTTTGGTTAGGTTATATAATGTAAGAGATAAGATACTAAATTTCTTTAGAGGTATAAAGAAATTTATTAAATTAATTTATGTTATAATAAAAAATATAAATATTGCCAATATCAGAAGGGCGAAAGAGTTTATAAAAGATGAGGGATTTAAAGCTTTTCTAAGAAAAGCATATGGAAAACTTAGAGGAGAAAGATTAGATTATACTTATTGGTTAAGCAATCATCTTCCAACTAACTCAGAATTAGAATATCAAAGATCATATAAATTTCAGTATGAACCTAAAATTAGTATATTAATTCCTACTTATAAAACACCTAAACATTTGTTAATAGAAACACTAGATTCAGTTATTAATCAAACTTATTCTAACTGGGAATTGTGTATAGTTGATGGTAACTCAGAAACACCACATGTTAATGAGATATTAGACGAGTATTCATCAAAATATGAAAAAATAAAAGTTAAGTATCTTGATGAAAATAAGGGTATTGATGGTAATACACAAGAAGCATATTATATAGCTACTGGTGATTATATAGGTTTATTCGATCATGATGATTTATTAGAGCCAAATGCATTATATGAAGTTGTAAAAGCAATAAATGAGGATAATACTATAGATTTTATATATACTGATGAAGACAAGATAAATGAGAAAAGTGACTATAGATTTGATCCTCACTTTAAGCAAGATTTTGCGCCAGATACATTTAGAAGCTATAATTATATTTGTCATTTTTCTGTATTTAGAAAAGATTTGATGGATAAAATTGGTGGGTTTAGATATGGTTTTAATGGAAGTCAAGATTACGATATAATTTTAAGAGCAACAGAAAATGCTCAGAATATACATCATATTCCTAAAATTTTATATTCATGGAGGGTACATTCAGGATCAACAGCTGGTAATCCTAAAAATAAAATGTATTGTTATGATTCTGCTAAAAAGGCTATCGATGAACAATTAAAGAGAATGGGTATAAAAGGAAAAACTGTTGATGGAAAATATATAGGAACTTATGAAGTAGAATATGAGATAATTGGAAATCCTAAAGTTTCTATTTTAATTCCTACAAAAGATCATGTTGAAGATTTAAATAGAACTATAACGTCTATTTTTAATAAAACTAGTTATAAGAATTATGAAATAATAGTAATAGAAAATAATTCTGAATTAGAAGAAACATTTGAATATTATAAAGAAATAGAAGAAAAATACTCAAATATAAAAGTGGTAACATGGGAAAAAGGATTTAATTATTCTGCTATTAATAATTTTGGAGCAAAATTTGCTTCTGGAGAACATATTTTACTTTTAAATAATGATGTTGAAGTTATTAATGAAGAATGGTTAACTAAGATGGTATCATTATCACAAAGAGAAGATGTTGGGTGTGTAGGAGCTAAGCTTTATTATCCAGATGACACTATTCAACATGGTGGTGTAATAGTAGGACTTGGAGGTGCCGCAGCACATGCACATAGAGGATTTGATAAAAATGATTATGGATTCTTTTTAAGATTAGGAATAACACAAAACTTAAGTGCTGTTACAGGTGCATGTTTATTAATTAAGAAAAGTGTTTTTGATGAAGTAAATGGATTAGATGAAACTTTTGAGGTAGCGTATAATGATGTTGATTTTTGCTTAAGAGTATTAATGACAGGTAGAGTTAATGTATGGACTCCATATGCTGAGTTATATCATTATGAATCAAAAAGTAGAGGATTAGAAGATACTGAAGAAAAACAAAAGCGTTTTATGGGAGAATTTAATAGATTTAGAGAAAGATATGCCGACTTTTTAGAGAAAGGTGATCCATATTATAGTTGTAATTTAACACTTGCAAAGGAAGATTTTTCATATAGATTTTAA
- a CDS encoding ABC transporter ATP-binding protein, which produces MSVIEFKNVSKAFNIYQNKSYSIKEKFINFVLRRNKLEIQKYQVLKDASFNVNKGETVGIIGQNGTGKSTTLKLVTKILYPDSGEIIINGKVSSLLEVGAGFQPDLTGRENVYLYGSILGLSKEEVSKKYDSIVEFSEVGQFMDTAVKNYSSGMYMRLAFSVAIHVDPEILVIDEVLAVGDEAFQKKCINKILEFKKDKKTILFVSHDMNSIKMICDRVLFIKKGGEMIEGPVDEMIQLYHEIGNI; this is translated from the coding sequence ATGTCAGTAATTGAATTCAAAAACGTAAGTAAAGCGTTCAATATATATCAAAATAAAAGCTATTCTATAAAAGAAAAATTTATAAATTTCGTTTTAAGAAGAAATAAGTTAGAAATACAAAAATATCAAGTTCTTAAAGATGCTTCTTTTAACGTAAATAAGGGAGAAACAGTAGGTATAATAGGTCAAAATGGAACAGGAAAAAGTACAACTTTAAAATTGGTAACAAAGATATTGTATCCAGATAGTGGAGAGATTATAATTAATGGAAAAGTATCATCTTTATTAGAAGTTGGAGCTGGGTTTCAACCAGATTTGACAGGTAGAGAAAATGTTTATTTATATGGATCAATTTTAGGACTTAGTAAAGAAGAAGTAAGTAAAAAATACGATTCAATAGTGGAATTTTCTGAGGTTGGTCAATTTATGGATACTGCTGTAAAGAATTATTCATCAGGTATGTATATGAGATTAGCCTTTTCTGTGGCAATTCATGTAGATCCTGAAATACTTGTTATAGACGAGGTATTAGCAGTTGGAGATGAAGCATTTCAAAAGAAATGTATTAATAAGATTCTTGAATTTAAAAAAGATAAAAAAACTATATTATTTGTATCACACGATATGAATTCAATAAAAATGATATGTGATAGAGTATTATTTATTAAAAAGGGCGGAGAGATGATAGAAGGTCCTGTTGATGAAATGATACAATTATATCATGAAATAGGAAATATTTAA